Proteins from one Deltaproteobacteria bacterium genomic window:
- a CDS encoding PEP-CTERM sorting domain-containing protein yields the protein MNSLKRIIAAAAVFAAVVLTAGKASALVLLSDGFETETTFSWQPAFMNFNNWDVTSGTVDIISEWSYWNWFPGYGYYVDLDGSSYKAGTLTSKTNFSLTPGVYTLSFDLAGSQRKIPSTDTVTVSLGSVFSQTYTLPSTAPMSTYSYSITVTSPTTGHISFSHAGGDNVGIILDNVLFEKMAASVPEPSTLLLTASAAAGWLFARRRHGGSPL from the coding sequence ATGAACAGCCTCAAACGAATCATAGCGGCAGCGGCCGTCTTCGCCGCCGTCGTACTCACAGCCGGCAAGGCATCGGCCCTCGTGCTGCTGAGCGACGGCTTCGAGACGGAGACGACGTTCTCCTGGCAGCCAGCCTTCATGAACTTCAACAACTGGGACGTGACCAGCGGCACGGTCGACATCATAAGCGAGTGGTCGTATTGGAACTGGTTCCCCGGCTACGGCTACTACGTGGACCTCGACGGCAGCTCTTACAAGGCCGGCACCCTCACGTCGAAGACCAACTTTTCACTGACGCCCGGCGTATATACCCTCTCCTTCGACCTCGCCGGCAGCCAGAGGAAGATTCCCTCTACGGATACAGTGACGGTGAGCCTCGGATCGGTATTCAGCCAGACCTACACCCTCCCGTCGACAGCACCGATGTCCACCTACAGCTACAGCATCACCGTAACCTCGCCCACCACGGGCCACATCTCCTTCAGCCACGCAGGCGGCGACAACGTGGGCATCATACTGGACAACGTGCTCTTCGAGAAGATGGCCGCCAGCGTTCCCGAGCCCTCCACCCTCCTTCTGACCGCTTCCGCGGCGGCGGGATGGCTTTTTGCGAGACGCCGCCACGGCGGCTCGCCGCTCTGA